One window from the genome of Lepisosteus oculatus isolate fLepOcu1 chromosome 25, fLepOcu1.hap2, whole genome shotgun sequence encodes:
- the LOC138225102 gene encoding uncharacterized protein has product MLHYCLAHMAFHLSRRLPRHHRLKFQVIVLICVTAALAPQLYVLLSPKSQRFCQQPLLPNLACCTASTLVATGFVVVLSLMDPVPRAYKAAFHGFGVASFTQGLCTALLTAAAAPCAKTTPELYYLSVVLTVGCVLSTVFFLIMGGFWIANRLCPGSVLNQCAQSGVCYEPVSQCSCLWHI; this is encoded by the exons ATGCTCCATTACTGCCTGGCGCACATGGCTTTTCACCTGAGCAGGCGGCTTCCTCGCCACCACAGGCTGAAGTT TCAAGTTATTGTTCTGATCTGTGTGACGGCTGCTCTGGCTCCGCAGCTGTATGTTCTACTGAG CCCAAAATCGCAGCGATTCTGCCAGCAGCCCCTGCTGCCTAACCTCGCCTGCTGCACCGCCTCGACTCTGGTGGCCACAG GGTTTGTGGTCGTGCTGTCCCTGATGGACCCCGTGCCCCGGGCCTACAAGGCGGCGTTCCACGGGTTCGGGGTGGCCTCCTTCACGCAAGGGCTGTGCACAGCTCTCCTCACGGCCGCGGCTGCCCCGTGT GCTAAAACAACTCCTGAACTCTACTACTTATCCGTGGTGCTGACAGTGGGATGCGTGCTGAGTACAG TGTTTTTCCTGATAATGGGAGGATTCTGGATTGCTAACAGGCTGTGTCCGGGGTCAGTACTGAATCAGTGTGCTCAAAGTGGGGTGTGCTATGAGCCAGTCAGTCAATGCTCCTGTCTGTGGCACATCTGA